A stretch of Metabacillus sp. FJAT-52054 DNA encodes these proteins:
- a CDS encoding flagellar basal body rod protein, which translates to MKRAGLIAAAFIAGIILLANTGHIIGLAISAAILYFAFKGFMKTDSTGKKIIWAIAGLIALSASLSNFPAIIGLAALYAFIKIVKSLKGKQQERENRSDDPFVNFERQWSEINKSK; encoded by the coding sequence ATGAAAAGAGCGGGATTGATAGCGGCTGCCTTTATAGCAGGTATAATACTGCTTGCCAATACAGGGCATATCATCGGTTTGGCGATTAGCGCCGCTATATTGTACTTTGCATTTAAAGGATTTATGAAAACAGATTCTACGGGTAAGAAAATCATCTGGGCAATAGCCGGTCTCATTGCTTTGAGTGCATCGCTTTCGAATTTTCCGGCGATTATCGGCCTGGCTGCATTGTACGCATTCATCAAGATTGTTAAAAGCTTAAAAGGAAAGCAGCAGGAACGTGAAAACCGTTCAGATGATCCTTTTGTCAACTTTGAACGTCAATGGTCTGAAATCAATAAATCCAAATAA
- a CDS encoding DUF2621 domain-containing protein, whose product MLDGWFQWFIVFWVFFLIAMLSIGGYFMFRKFLKRLPKEDGKSILDWQDHYIQKSRHLWDQSQKDLLEDLVSPVPELFRDVAREKIAGKIGELALQEKAPIITQDHVIRGYILATPKRDHKFLIKHLKQKQIDYQMYKTMF is encoded by the coding sequence ATGCTTGACGGCTGGTTTCAATGGTTTATCGTGTTTTGGGTATTTTTCCTGATTGCGATGCTCTCGATTGGCGGATATTTTATGTTCAGAAAGTTTTTAAAACGCCTGCCGAAAGAGGACGGAAAATCAATTTTGGACTGGCAGGATCATTATATTCAAAAATCCCGCCATCTGTGGGATCAAAGTCAAAAGGACCTGCTAGAGGATTTAGTTTCACCTGTACCGGAACTTTTCAGAGATGTGGCCAGGGAGAAAATCGCCGGCAAAATCGGCGAGCTTGCCTTACAAGAAAAAGCACCAATCATTACACAGGATCACGTCATAAGAGGCTATATACTGGCTACACCTAAGAGGGACCATAAGTTTCTGATTAAGCATCTAAAACAAAAGCAAATCGATTATCAGATGTATAAGACGATGTTTTAA
- a CDS encoding DUF2639 domain-containing protein encodes MAYRGSKGWYISELKKAGITKHPIDRKKLESYKTYVIRKIWLTALNGNEKA; translated from the coding sequence ATGGCATACAGGGGTTCGAAGGGCTGGTACATTTCAGAGCTTAAGAAGGCAGGAATTACGAAGCATCCAATCGACCGAAAGAAACTTGAATCGTATAAAACATATGTAATCAGAAAGATCTGGCTTACTGCGCTTAATGGAAATGAAAAAGCTTGA
- a CDS encoding spore germination protein, with the protein MYIKSLVINEISGGVVHFGNAVNVGPITASKSVEGSGSGTADDSSQSPAAQMSSNGSLSATATMNAGLNAQRQSRSN; encoded by the coding sequence GTGTATATAAAAAGTCTCGTCATTAATGAAATATCCGGAGGAGTGGTTCATTTCGGAAATGCGGTAAACGTTGGACCGATTACTGCTTCAAAATCGGTGGAAGGCAGCGGGAGCGGTACTGCTGATGATTCCTCTCAGTCCCCTGCAGCCCAAATGTCCTCAAACGGTTCCCTATCCGCTACTGCCACAATGAATGCAGGTTTAAACGCTCAGCGGCAAAGCCGTTCTAATTGA
- a CDS encoding PspA/IM30 family protein, which yields MSNLFTRLKESITADLHEILDQKEEKNPIAMLNQYLRECEKETEKVRGLVERQYKLKDEFKRELQEATRMAAKRKHQAEVADQAGESELKQFAEKEYEQYTDREQRLTNSLRETSAQLEQLEQRYEEMKHKLKDMNLRRMELMGRENTARAQSKMNKVLKSSEESMASSSRFEEMERYIDRLEYQVQTNYYRSTIDAKTEALEKGFNLQKTNSPS from the coding sequence ATGTCAAATTTGTTCACAAGATTAAAAGAAAGCATTACAGCTGATCTGCATGAAATCCTTGATCAAAAAGAGGAGAAAAATCCAATTGCTATGCTCAATCAATACTTAAGAGAATGCGAGAAAGAAACGGAAAAAGTAAGAGGGCTTGTTGAAAGGCAATATAAGCTGAAAGACGAATTTAAAAGAGAGCTTCAAGAAGCGACCCGTATGGCGGCTAAAAGGAAACACCAGGCGGAAGTCGCTGATCAGGCAGGGGAATCAGAGCTAAAGCAATTTGCTGAAAAAGAATATGAGCAGTATACGGACCGGGAGCAGCGTCTAACTAATTCCTTACGGGAGACATCCGCTCAGCTTGAACAGCTTGAACAAAGATACGAAGAAATGAAACATAAACTTAAGGATATGAATTTACGAAGAATGGAATTAATGGGCAGGGAAAACACAGCAAGGGCTCAGTCGAAAATGAATAAAGTGCTGAAGTCTTCAGAAGAATCAATGGCTTCATCCAGCCGTTTTGAAGAAATGGAACGATATATCGACCGCCTTGAATACCAGGTTCAAACCAACTACTACAGAAGTACAATTGATGCTAAAACGGAGGCACTTGAAAAAGGATTCAACTTACAAAAAACGAATTCTCCATCCTAA
- the acnA gene encoding aconitate hydratase AcnA produces MTEQQQLNNQDVFQARKTFDLKGKTYHYYSLKALEEAGIGQVTKLPYSIKVLLESVLRQVDGHVIKKEHVENLAKWGTSEQQDIDVPFKPSRVILQDFTGVPAVVDLASLRKAMAEMGGDPDKINPEITVDLVIDHSVQVDKAGTEDSLQFNMELEFQRNAERYKFLSWAKKAFDNYRAVPPATGIVHQVNLEYLANVVHAAEKDSETVAYPDSLVGTDSHTTMINGIGVLGWGVGGIEAEAGMLGQPSYFPVPEVIGVKLTGKLPSGTTATDLALKVTQVLRQKGVVGKFVEFYGPGVPELPLADRATIANMAPEYGATCGFFPVDGETLNYLRLTGRDEDQIDLVETYSKENDLFYTPDKADPIFTDVVEIDLGGIEANLSGPKRPQDLIPLSQMKETFHSHLSAPFGNQGFGLEAKDMDKEVTVKLASGEETVMKTGAIAIAAITSCTNTSNPYVLIGAGLVAKKAVEKGLQVPAYVKTSLAPGSKVVTGYLDNSGLMPYLEKLGFNTVGYGCTTCIGNSGPLAEEIETAVADADLLITSVLSGNRNFEGRIHPLVKGNYLASPPLVVAYALAGTVNVDLQNDSLGKDKDGNDVFFSDIWPTSEEIKEVVAKTVTPELFRKEYNRVFDDNARWNEIETTDEAQYVWDENSTYIQAPTFFEGMSPEPGTVKPLTALRVVGKFGDSVTTDHISPAGSIGKDTPAGRYLQEKGVSPRDFNSYGSRRGNHEVMMRGTFANIRIRNQIAPGTEGGYTTYWPTGEVTSIYEACMKYKQDGTGLMVIGGKDYGMGSSRDWAAKGTTLLGIKTVIAESYERIHRSNLVLMGVLPLQFKEGDSADSLGLTGKEVFEVSIGESVKPRDHVKVRATDEAGNSIEFEALVRFDSEVEIDYYRHGGILPMVLRGKLKA; encoded by the coding sequence ATGACGGAACAGCAGCAGTTGAATAATCAAGATGTATTTCAAGCACGTAAAACCTTCGACTTAAAAGGCAAGACGTATCATTACTACTCTTTGAAAGCGCTTGAAGAGGCAGGAATCGGGCAGGTTACAAAATTGCCTTATTCCATTAAGGTTCTTCTGGAATCTGTGCTAAGACAGGTAGACGGACATGTTATTAAGAAAGAACACGTTGAAAACCTTGCAAAATGGGGAACAAGCGAACAGCAGGATATCGATGTTCCTTTCAAGCCTTCCCGCGTCATCCTTCAGGATTTTACAGGAGTTCCTGCGGTTGTAGATTTAGCATCCCTTCGTAAAGCAATGGCTGAAATGGGCGGCGACCCTGACAAAATCAATCCTGAAATTACAGTAGATCTTGTTATCGATCACTCTGTTCAAGTTGATAAAGCGGGAACAGAAGATTCACTTCAATTCAATATGGAGCTTGAATTCCAGCGCAACGCAGAACGCTATAAGTTTTTGAGCTGGGCTAAAAAAGCATTTGATAATTACCGCGCTGTACCGCCAGCAACAGGTATCGTCCATCAGGTAAACCTTGAGTATCTGGCAAACGTTGTCCACGCGGCAGAAAAGGATTCAGAAACAGTTGCTTATCCGGATTCCTTAGTCGGTACGGATTCCCATACAACGATGATTAACGGAATCGGTGTACTTGGATGGGGTGTAGGCGGAATTGAGGCAGAAGCAGGAATGCTCGGCCAGCCATCTTACTTCCCTGTGCCTGAAGTAATCGGTGTAAAATTAACCGGCAAATTGCCATCAGGAACAACGGCTACTGATTTAGCGCTAAAAGTAACACAAGTTCTTCGCCAAAAAGGTGTGGTAGGGAAATTCGTAGAATTCTACGGCCCGGGTGTACCGGAACTTCCACTTGCTGACCGTGCAACAATTGCAAACATGGCGCCTGAATACGGTGCAACCTGCGGATTCTTCCCGGTTGACGGAGAAACGCTTAACTATCTTCGTTTGACAGGCCGCGATGAAGATCAAATTGATTTAGTTGAAACTTATTCCAAAGAAAATGATCTTTTCTATACACCAGATAAAGCAGATCCGATTTTCACAGATGTTGTAGAAATCGATCTTGGCGGAATTGAAGCAAATCTTTCCGGTCCAAAGCGTCCGCAGGATTTGATTCCTCTTTCCCAAATGAAAGAAACATTCCATTCCCACCTGTCCGCTCCTTTCGGAAATCAAGGTTTTGGTCTTGAGGCAAAGGATATGGACAAAGAAGTAACCGTTAAACTTGCAAGCGGAGAAGAAACGGTTATGAAAACGGGTGCGATTGCAATTGCTGCTATCACAAGCTGTACGAATACTTCCAATCCGTATGTATTGATTGGTGCAGGCTTAGTGGCGAAAAAAGCCGTCGAAAAAGGCTTGCAGGTGCCTGCTTATGTCAAAACATCTCTTGCACCGGGATCAAAAGTTGTGACGGGCTACCTTGATAATTCCGGCCTAATGCCTTACCTTGAGAAGCTTGGCTTTAACACAGTTGGTTATGGCTGTACGACTTGTATCGGAAATTCCGGTCCTCTGGCAGAGGAGATCGAAACGGCTGTTGCAGATGCTGATCTGTTAATTACATCTGTTCTTTCCGGAAACCGTAACTTTGAAGGACGGATCCATCCATTAGTAAAAGGAAACTACCTGGCATCTCCTCCGCTAGTCGTTGCCTACGCACTTGCAGGAACGGTTAACGTTGACCTGCAAAATGATTCATTAGGTAAAGACAAGGATGGAAACGACGTTTTCTTCAGCGATATCTGGCCAACTTCAGAAGAAATTAAAGAAGTCGTGGCAAAAACTGTTACACCGGAGCTATTCCGTAAAGAATACAACCGCGTATTTGACGATAATGCCCGCTGGAATGAAATTGAAACAACAGATGAAGCACAGTATGTGTGGGATGAAAATTCTACGTATATTCAAGCTCCTACATTCTTTGAGGGAATGTCTCCAGAGCCTGGCACTGTTAAACCGCTGACAGCTCTGAGAGTTGTAGGTAAGTTCGGAGATTCTGTTACAACGGATCATATTTCCCCGGCTGGCTCAATCGGCAAGGATACGCCGGCAGGACGTTATTTACAGGAAAAAGGCGTTTCACCAAGAGACTTTAACTCCTACGGTTCACGCCGAGGCAACCACGAGGTAATGATGCGCGGAACGTTTGCAAACATCCGGATCCGCAATCAAATCGCTCCAGGCACAGAAGGCGGTTATACAACTTACTGGCCGACAGGCGAAGTAACATCCATCTATGAGGCTTGCATGAAATACAAGCAGGATGGAACCGGCCTCATGGTCATCGGAGGCAAGGATTACGGTATGGGAAGCTCCCGTGACTGGGCTGCAAAAGGAACAACGCTTCTTGGAATCAAGACAGTGATCGCGGAAAGCTACGAGCGGATCCACAGAAGCAACCTTGTGCTAATGGGCGTTCTTCCTCTTCAATTTAAAGAAGGAGACAGCGCTGATTCACTTGGCTTAACTGGGAAAGAAGTATTTGAAGTATCAATTGGAGAATCCGTTAAACCTCGCGATCACGTAAAAGTGCGTGCGACAGATGAAGCAGGAAACTCCATTGAATTCGAAGCACTTGTCCGTTTTGACAGTGAAGTTGAAATTGATTACTATCGCCACGGCGGGATTCTTCCAATGGTCCTTCGCGGCAAGCTAAAAGCATAA
- a CDS encoding DUF4397 domain-containing protein, which translates to MKKLAMMVIIMVFALMGTSVLAAESKNAMVRIVHASPDAPAVDVTVDGNTVVEGAKFKDATDFMALPAGNHKVEIFAAGTVEEGKPVITSDLTVEAGKMYTAAAINTLDNLELKILNDDTMVTDGKSKIRVGHFSPDAPAVDVAVKDGDVLFPEAEFKGVTDYMEVDPGSYDLEVRAAGSKDSVLDLAGTELKENMTYTVLAVGFAKKDPALDAIVLEDPMMPAGMPKTGMGGTSENEHSAAPWAIFAAAAGLGALVIYGKKKSTQ; encoded by the coding sequence TTGAAAAAATTAGCGATGATGGTCATTATCATGGTATTTGCACTAATGGGGACTTCAGTACTGGCAGCGGAATCAAAAAATGCGATGGTTCGGATTGTACATGCTTCGCCTGATGCACCGGCGGTTGATGTAACAGTAGATGGAAACACAGTAGTTGAAGGAGCAAAATTCAAGGATGCAACGGATTTTATGGCTTTGCCTGCCGGAAACCATAAAGTCGAAATTTTCGCAGCAGGAACTGTGGAAGAGGGAAAACCGGTCATCACCTCTGATCTGACTGTTGAAGCAGGAAAAATGTATACAGCTGCAGCTATTAACACACTTGATAATCTTGAACTGAAAATTTTGAATGACGATACAATGGTTACGGATGGCAAATCTAAAATCCGGGTAGGCCATTTTTCTCCTGATGCACCTGCAGTAGATGTTGCTGTTAAAGATGGGGATGTACTTTTCCCGGAAGCAGAATTTAAAGGAGTAACAGATTATATGGAAGTTGATCCAGGAAGCTATGATCTGGAAGTAAGAGCAGCGGGTTCAAAGGATTCCGTTCTTGACCTGGCTGGGACAGAATTGAAGGAGAACATGACGTATACCGTTCTGGCTGTAGGTTTTGCTAAAAAGGATCCGGCACTTGATGCCATCGTCCTGGAAGATCCAATGATGCCTGCCGGAATGCCGAAAACTGGTATGGGGGGAACATCAGAAAATGAGCATTCCGCTGCACCTTGGGCCATTTTTGCAGCAGCCGCGGGTTTAGGAGCTCTTGTTATTTATGGTAAGAAAAAAAGCACTCAGTAA
- the liaF gene encoding cell wall-active antibiotics response protein LiaF produces the protein MLEFTFHDGGSVFFLVITIGCIYFGRKKMPRSKGKLLFWFGIISFTLTLLNTFAFKFLVLAMLGYAIYQYVQSQKKPQMIVPESAIRLDKDPVEGIVMEKPLLSNILFGRQQTPEDIYEWQDVNIQTGIGDTVIDLSNTVLPKGEAVIFIRGFIGNVQIYIPYELEVSLKHSVMAGAVNVLDYKESRKMNKTIFLETEAYKDAKEKLKICTSFLVGDIEVRRK, from the coding sequence GTGCTGGAGTTCACATTTCATGATGGAGGATCTGTCTTTTTTCTAGTCATCACCATTGGATGCATCTACTTCGGGCGAAAAAAAATGCCCCGTTCAAAAGGGAAATTACTCTTTTGGTTTGGAATTATCTCCTTTACCTTAACTCTCCTGAATACCTTTGCTTTTAAATTTTTAGTTTTGGCGATGCTCGGATATGCCATTTACCAGTATGTACAGAGCCAGAAAAAACCTCAGATGATAGTACCTGAGAGCGCAATCCGGCTTGATAAGGATCCGGTTGAGGGTATTGTCATGGAGAAGCCGCTTCTCAGTAATATTCTTTTTGGAAGGCAGCAGACACCTGAAGACATTTATGAATGGCAGGACGTTAACATTCAAACAGGTATTGGCGACACCGTGATTGATTTATCCAATACGGTGCTTCCAAAAGGGGAGGCCGTCATTTTTATCCGCGGGTTTATTGGAAATGTTCAAATTTATATTCCCTATGAATTAGAAGTTTCTCTGAAACATTCTGTCATGGCAGGAGCGGTAAACGTCCTGGATTACAAAGAGTCCAGAAAGATGAATAAAACGATTTTTCTTGAAACAGAGGCTTATAAGGATGCCAAGGAAAAACTTAAGATTTGCACCTCTTTCCTTGTTGGGGATATCGAGGTGAGACGCAAATGA
- a CDS encoding class F sortase, with protein sequence MVRKKALSNIALILFLAGCSGVQEKEGMPQPGKTIPIETKSLKASSSSQAPVRKPEEGLTPVTLSIPALGINAKVEKAGLLSDGTMDVPKDDQNAAWYKQGARPGASGNAVIAGHVDNKTGPAVFFNLKKLKSGDELAVLDANGESRTFVVEKVESYPYERAPIQSIFGRTNEPRLNLITCTGTFDKRKKTHLERLVVYTKLKNS encoded by the coding sequence ATGGTAAGAAAAAAAGCACTCAGTAACATTGCTCTGATTCTTTTCCTGGCTGGATGCAGCGGAGTTCAGGAAAAAGAAGGAATGCCTCAGCCGGGTAAAACCATACCGATTGAAACTAAATCTTTGAAGGCTTCCTCAAGCTCTCAAGCACCTGTTCGAAAGCCTGAGGAAGGCTTAACGCCCGTAACCCTATCAATTCCTGCACTGGGAATCAATGCAAAGGTTGAGAAAGCCGGCCTTTTAAGCGATGGAACAATGGATGTTCCAAAGGATGATCAGAATGCAGCATGGTATAAGCAAGGGGCACGTCCTGGTGCATCCGGCAATGCCGTCATAGCCGGCCATGTCGATAACAAAACGGGACCAGCCGTATTTTTCAATTTAAAAAAACTGAAAAGCGGAGATGAATTAGCCGTTTTGGATGCAAATGGAGAAAGCCGCACGTTTGTTGTTGAAAAGGTTGAATCATACCCTTATGAACGTGCACCGATTCAATCCATTTTCGGCCGGACGAATGAGCCCAGACTCAATCTGATTACGTGCACCGGAACGTTTGACAAACGCAAAAAAACACACCTTGAACGGCTTGTTGTTTATACAAAACTAAAAAACAGCTGA
- a CDS encoding acid-soluble spore protein N, with amino-acid sequence MTNSNNKSKQFNPDHIGTKSRGFGGNKGKQMQDKSGQHPQVIQTKGE; translated from the coding sequence ATGACCAATTCCAACAATAAATCAAAACAATTTAATCCCGATCACATTGGCACAAAGTCAAGAGGGTTCGGAGGAAACAAAGGCAAGCAAATGCAGGATAAATCAGGCCAGCATCCCCAGGTTATTCAAACAAAAGGGGAATAA
- a CDS encoding TlpA disulfide reductase family protein, whose protein sequence is MMKRIAALSILAVLILFAVWQALWPKEPPVGLEKGNTAPEFTLPQLDGGSVQLSDYKGKKVILNFWATWCPPCKKEIPELKEISAEYDKDVVILAVNYTVSEANESSVKKFVEDQKMQFPVLMDPEADVLTQYKVFSYPTTYFLDEKGVIQKVQRSMVDYKTLKNFVQS, encoded by the coding sequence ATGATGAAACGCATTGCAGCGCTGTCCATATTAGCGGTTTTAATCCTTTTCGCTGTTTGGCAGGCGCTATGGCCAAAAGAACCGCCAGTAGGACTTGAGAAGGGGAATACAGCTCCTGAATTCACATTGCCTCAGCTTGATGGAGGCAGCGTTCAGCTTTCCGATTATAAAGGAAAAAAAGTCATTCTCAATTTTTGGGCAACCTGGTGCCCGCCATGCAAAAAAGAAATTCCTGAATTGAAGGAAATTTCAGCTGAATACGATAAGGATGTTGTCATCCTGGCCGTTAATTATACCGTTTCTGAAGCCAACGAGAGCTCTGTTAAAAAATTTGTTGAGGATCAAAAGATGCAATTTCCTGTTCTAATGGATCCTGAAGCAGATGTGCTGACACAATATAAAGTATTCAGCTACCCGACCACCTATTTTTTGGATGAGAAAGGGGTCATTCAGAAAGTCCAAAGAAGCATGGTGGATTATAAAACCCTCAAAAATTTTGTCCAGTCTTGA
- a CDS encoding FbpB family small basic protein, protein MRKVKKLSFEELVMENKKELLKDEAFLDKIEDKLEQRFTEK, encoded by the coding sequence TTGAGAAAAGTCAAAAAGCTGTCATTCGAGGAACTTGTGATGGAAAACAAAAAAGAACTATTAAAAGATGAAGCATTCCTAGATAAAATTGAAGATAAGCTTGAACAGCGTTTTACAGAAAAATAA
- a CDS encoding Hsp20/alpha crystallin family protein → MNDPKRSGASDFEGLDQWLAQFLDDPFSSGFDGSFRTDVYETSDQYIIEADLTGLPLEKISVLKGNSSLTIKTLSSKKEAMVFLPFCLDKRKMTALYANGILEIMILKEEQQLPASSNNKLIIIPEQR, encoded by the coding sequence ATGAATGATCCAAAACGGTCCGGCGCCTCTGATTTTGAAGGACTGGATCAATGGCTCGCTCAGTTTTTAGATGATCCTTTTTCAAGTGGATTTGATGGTTCATTCCGCACCGATGTTTATGAAACAAGCGACCAGTACATTATCGAAGCTGATTTAACCGGACTTCCATTAGAAAAGATTTCTGTTTTAAAAGGGAACAGCAGCCTCACAATCAAAACACTGTCCTCTAAAAAAGAAGCAATGGTTTTTCTTCCATTCTGCCTGGATAAAAGAAAGATGACTGCTTTATACGCCAATGGGATCCTAGAGATCATGATTCTGAAAGAAGAACAGCAACTACCGGCATCCTCAAATAATAAGCTAATCATCATCCCTGAACAGAGATAG
- a CDS encoding HesB/YadR/YfhF family protein, which yields MKIKVNKEAAKWYQDELRLQAGDSVRFFVRYGGSSTIQKGFSLGVAKEDIEDAGASIKAEGIEFFVSERDLWYFDGNDLLVEFDAERKEPIFDYEKAAD from the coding sequence ATGAAAATCAAAGTGAATAAAGAAGCAGCTAAATGGTACCAAGATGAACTGCGTTTACAGGCTGGAGACTCCGTTCGGTTCTTTGTCCGCTACGGCGGTTCAAGCACCATACAAAAAGGATTTAGTCTTGGAGTAGCAAAAGAGGATATAGAAGATGCTGGTGCATCCATAAAAGCTGAAGGAATTGAATTTTTCGTCAGCGAACGGGATTTATGGTACTTTGACGGAAATGATCTGCTGGTCGAATTTGATGCTGAAAGGAAGGAACCTATTTTTGACTACGAAAAAGCCGCAGACTAA
- the tlp gene encoding small acid-soluble spore protein Tlp has product MGYKSNPDDRSDNVEKLQDMVQNTIQNIEKSHDSLAMANEKDRREIEEKNKRREDSIAAMRTEIQDEAQARENGYETK; this is encoded by the coding sequence ATGGGCTACAAATCAAATCCGGATGACCGTTCAGATAACGTAGAAAAGCTGCAGGATATGGTTCAGAACACCATACAAAATATTGAAAAATCACATGACTCTCTCGCTATGGCGAATGAGAAAGACCGCAGGGAGATTGAAGAAAAGAACAAACGCAGAGAAGATTCGATTGCTGCGATGAGAACCGAAATTCAGGACGAAGCCCAGGCACGTGAAAATGGGTATGAGACAAAGTGA
- a CDS encoding small acid-soluble spore protein P, with protein sequence MTNKNTGKDMRKNAPKGDQPGQPEPLSGSKKVKNRNHSRQKHNSGHDM encoded by the coding sequence TTGACCAATAAAAACACAGGCAAAGATATGAGAAAAAATGCTCCTAAGGGAGATCAGCCGGGACAGCCTGAACCGCTTAGCGGCTCTAAAAAAGTAAAAAACAGAAACCATTCCCGCCAGAAGCATAATAGCGGACACGATATGTAA
- a CDS encoding sensor histidine kinase, translated as MSTLLRHIFSGVILSLILFIALFSVWFMTFPPDNWSSLWEREIGDLPFILFALLLCMLAGACYGLFSGFGLKRQLHMMNLYLQELQSGKHPNAEFEKPSLPELQQIWDGLGRLNKQQTEQIKIFQKSANEKAVDHEKQVQAMVSLERQRLARELHDSVSQQLFAASMLMSAINEGESSPELTRKQMKLTEQMIHQSQLEMRALLLHLRPAALKGKTLKEGVEELLSELIHKVPMTVTWKLESFKLPKGVEDHLFRILQESVSNTLRHAKAEQFDVLLIRREQMAILRITDDGIGFDVEQAKTGSYGLQNIKERAAELGGLVKIISLPNKGTRIEVRIPLIEQETGGETL; from the coding sequence ATGAGCACACTGCTCCGCCATATTTTTTCAGGAGTCATTCTTTCCCTCATTCTGTTTATCGCCTTATTCAGCGTCTGGTTTATGACGTTCCCTCCCGATAATTGGTCCAGTCTGTGGGAAAGAGAAATTGGAGACCTTCCATTTATCTTGTTCGCACTGCTGCTTTGCATGCTGGCTGGTGCCTGCTATGGACTTTTTTCAGGATTCGGCCTGAAAAGACAGCTTCACATGATGAACTTATATTTGCAGGAACTCCAGAGCGGGAAACATCCAAACGCCGAATTTGAGAAGCCTTCATTACCTGAGCTGCAGCAAATATGGGATGGACTGGGCAGGCTGAACAAGCAGCAAACGGAACAAATAAAAATCTTTCAAAAGTCTGCCAATGAAAAAGCTGTTGATCATGAAAAACAGGTACAGGCGATGGTTTCCCTGGAGCGACAAAGATTGGCCCGGGAACTGCATGACTCCGTAAGTCAGCAGCTATTTGCCGCCTCCATGCTGATGTCGGCAATCAATGAGGGGGAAAGCAGCCCGGAATTGACCCGAAAGCAAATGAAGCTGACAGAGCAAATGATCCATCAATCCCAGCTTGAAATGAGGGCGCTGCTCCTGCATCTCCGTCCCGCTGCCTTGAAGGGAAAAACTTTAAAAGAAGGAGTAGAGGAACTTCTTTCAGAGCTCATACATAAAGTTCCAATGACGGTGACATGGAAACTGGAATCTTTCAAACTCCCTAAAGGGGTGGAGGATCATTTATTCAGGATCCTGCAGGAGTCTGTTTCCAATACACTAAGGCATGCGAAAGCGGAACAGTTTGATGTGCTGCTTATCAGAAGGGAGCAGATGGCCATCTTAAGGATAACCGATGACGGGATCGGCTTTGATGTAGAGCAGGCAAAAACCGGCTCCTACGGCTTGCAGAATATTAAAGAAAGGGCAGCAGAGCTCGGGGGACTTGTTAAAATTATCAGTCTGCCGAATAAAGGAACACGGATAGAAGTACGAATTCCGCTGATTGAACAGGAAACGGGAGGAGAGACGTTGTGA
- a CDS encoding YbgC/FadM family acyl-CoA thioesterase, whose protein sequence is MFTSKTEVEVRYSETDQMGIVYHANYLVWMEIGRTKLIEDLGFSYADMEEEGILSPVIDINIEYKKPLKYGQKAIIHTWVQEYSGVKVVYGYEMFTPDGELAIKAASSHVCVKKESFRPINIRKFFPDWDEAYKRARRSER, encoded by the coding sequence ATGTTCACATCAAAAACAGAAGTGGAAGTACGCTATTCAGAAACGGATCAAATGGGAATTGTTTATCACGCCAACTACTTAGTCTGGATGGAGATCGGACGCACAAAACTTATAGAAGATTTAGGGTTCTCCTATGCAGACATGGAAGAAGAAGGAATTCTTTCCCCTGTCATTGATATAAATATCGAATATAAGAAGCCTCTAAAATACGGCCAAAAGGCAATCATACATACATGGGTTCAAGAATATAGCGGTGTTAAAGTGGTTTACGGATATGAAATGTTCACTCCCGATGGGGAGCTTGCAATAAAAGCAGCGTCCTCTCATGTATGCGTCAAGAAGGAATCATTCAGGCCTATTAACATTAGAAAATTCTTTCCGGACTGGGATGAAGCCTATAAAAGGGCTCGAAGAAGTGAACGTTAA